One Candidatus Babeliales bacterium DNA window includes the following coding sequences:
- the gpmI gene encoding 2,3-bisphosphoglycerate-independent phosphoglycerate mutase — MSTNRNNCPAMLVVLDGFGYRNEKNGNAVAAARMPNFEYLRQHYRSTLLHAAGEFVGLLPGCIGNSEVGHLTLGAGRVIKSVLCRFHEAIDDGSFFEREDLLQVLITLKKSGKALHVMGLLSDAGVHSHEKHLYALLKLACQVGLDRVYVHAFLDGRDVPPQSALIYLQHVAHELQNYDGMSLASIHGRFFAMDRDNNWERTQQSYDVLCGNASVPPGPAHDWHAALEQSYAHGITDEFVVPTLLDAQGAVGAGDGIIFFNVRPDRARQLTQAFIDPACVTIKRTIGTYNNSLAFFITAARYKRDFNNKVLFEEVVVEHTLLDELAEQTSQSVFVIAETEKTAHVTYFFRGMRDVRCAQEQYELVPSIKTKSYADCPEMCAKQITDKLVCSLEKNPAYFYLVNYANADMVGHSGNFEATVKACEFLDEQLGILYREIVVKRAGMLFVVADHGNAEQKLDELGNPLTAHTANPVLFVAAGKQFMGEANGFFENKIRFGLAHVAPTLLKYLGLKVPAAMEHETIF; from the coding sequence ATGAGTACAAATAGAAACAATTGCCCGGCCATGTTGGTTGTTCTTGATGGGTTTGGTTATCGTAATGAAAAAAATGGTAATGCCGTTGCGGCTGCACGTATGCCAAATTTTGAATACCTGCGGCAGCATTACCGCTCTACCTTGCTCCATGCGGCAGGCGAATTTGTGGGTCTTTTGCCTGGTTGCATTGGCAACTCTGAGGTGGGGCATTTAACGCTGGGCGCTGGGCGTGTGATTAAAAGTGTTTTATGTCGCTTTCATGAAGCGATTGATGACGGGAGCTTTTTTGAGCGCGAAGATCTTTTACAAGTGCTTATCACATTAAAAAAAAGCGGCAAAGCCTTGCACGTGATGGGCTTGCTTTCAGATGCGGGGGTACACAGTCACGAAAAGCATTTGTATGCCCTGCTTAAACTTGCTTGTCAGGTTGGGCTTGACCGGGTTTATGTCCATGCTTTTTTGGATGGTCGCGATGTGCCGCCGCAGTCGGCTCTTATATATTTACAACATGTAGCGCATGAGCTGCAGAACTATGATGGTATGAGTTTGGCAAGTATTCATGGTCGTTTTTTTGCTATGGATCGGGACAATAATTGGGAGCGCACGCAGCAAAGCTATGATGTGTTGTGTGGTAATGCCTCAGTTCCGCCAGGACCAGCGCATGACTGGCATGCTGCTCTGGAGCAATCGTATGCGCACGGAATTACTGACGAGTTTGTGGTGCCAACGTTGCTTGATGCGCAAGGAGCGGTGGGAGCAGGTGATGGCATTATATTTTTTAATGTGCGGCCCGATCGTGCTCGGCAACTAACTCAAGCGTTTATAGATCCTGCTTGTGTAACAATTAAACGTACGATTGGTACGTACAATAATTCATTGGCGTTTTTTATTACTGCCGCTCGGTATAAAAGAGATTTTAATAATAAAGTACTTTTTGAAGAAGTTGTTGTTGAGCATACGTTGCTTGATGAGCTTGCCGAGCAAACAAGTCAGTCAGTGTTTGTTATTGCAGAAACCGAAAAGACGGCTCATGTGACCTATTTTTTTCGTGGGATGCGTGATGTGCGTTGTGCCCAAGAGCAGTATGAGCTGGTGCCTTCAATCAAAACAAAAAGCTACGCTGATTGCCCAGAAATGTGTGCCAAGCAGATTACTGATAAGTTGGTTTGTTCACTTGAAAAAAATCCGGCCTATTTTTATTTAGTTAATTATGCCAATGCCGACATGGTTGGGCATTCGGGTAATTTTGAGGCAACAGTTAAAGCCTGTGAATTTTTGGATGAGCAGCTGGGTATTTTGTATCGCGAGATTGTAGTTAAGCGCGCCGGCATGTTGTTTGTGGTTGCCGATCATGGCAATGCAGAGCAAAAACTTGATGAGCTGGGCAACCCGCTCACTGCGCATACTGCTAACCCCGTGTTATTTGTTGCAGCTGGCAAGCAGTTTATGGGCGAGGCAAACGGATTTTTTGAAAACAAGATACGTTTTGGTCTGGCGCATGTTGCTCCAACACTATTAAAATATCTTGGTTTAAAAGTACCTGCAGCAATGGAACACGAGACTATTTTTTAA
- a CDS encoding amino acid permease — MNQGKISFVTAVLICLNTIMGAGIFINAKPLTFLAGSFGFISYPLCALLILPVILSIAELAKLHPVSGGLYVYSKMHLHPRIGFFAGWSYFLAKTTTSALLVHCSTTFFQTCIPALRVVPTLVLDYLIIGGLVTLNIFGVRVGGKAQYVTSAFKALPILFSFLCGFFVTPAHIAAFSDAAAIEPLTLIPVAIFAVVGFEIICSIAGLLEKPERTIKPAILTSFSIAVCVATLFQFSLYRALGPDLAQASTPLLTLGTTFFPAMPWIGQLFNGFVFASIFGGSFTILTSNCWNLHTLAKDNHLPFSNILTKLTAANTPWASLIVEGILCCLIITISQQQAPLQNMSIFAHFACYSLTSLALLQAIRKGSVKQSIMVPLLSLASCCYVFNLCLKNLITFGISFSFVSIFIVGWVLSCFFGKKSSE, encoded by the coding sequence ATGAACCAAGGCAAGATCAGTTTTGTCACCGCCGTACTTATCTGTCTTAACACTATCATGGGCGCCGGCATTTTTATTAATGCCAAGCCGCTTACTTTTTTGGCTGGCTCTTTCGGTTTTATTAGTTATCCACTATGCGCTTTGTTAATTTTACCAGTTATTTTAAGCATCGCAGAGCTTGCAAAGCTCCATCCCGTTTCAGGCGGGCTCTATGTTTATAGCAAAATGCACCTGCACCCACGCATTGGCTTTTTTGCGGGCTGGAGCTATTTTTTAGCTAAAACAACTACCTCGGCTTTACTTGTTCATTGCTCAACAACGTTTTTTCAAACCTGCATTCCTGCATTGCGCGTTGTGCCAACACTGGTGCTGGACTACTTAATTATTGGTGGGCTGGTTACGCTCAATATTTTTGGCGTACGCGTTGGCGGCAAAGCGCAGTATGTAACATCGGCATTTAAAGCACTGCCAATACTTTTTAGTTTTTTATGCGGCTTTTTTGTAACACCTGCCCACATAGCAGCATTTAGCGACGCCGCTGCAATTGAACCACTAACGCTTATTCCTGTTGCTATTTTTGCCGTTGTTGGTTTTGAAATTATTTGCTCAATTGCCGGCTTGCTCGAAAAACCGGAACGCACCATCAAGCCTGCAATTTTGACTTCGTTTTCAATTGCTGTGTGCGTAGCAACACTCTTTCAATTTTCTTTATACCGCGCACTTGGGCCAGATTTGGCGCAAGCAAGTACGCCACTTTTAACACTTGGCACTACCTTTTTTCCAGCAATGCCATGGATTGGTCAATTGTTTAACGGCTTTGTTTTTGCTTCTATTTTTGGGGGCTCTTTTACTATTTTGACGAGCAACTGCTGGAATTTACACACATTGGCAAAAGACAACCATCTACCATTTTCAAACATTTTGACTAAATTAACTGCTGCCAATACGCCGTGGGCAAGCTTGATTGTTGAAGGTATTTTGTGCTGCTTAATTATCACCATTTCTCAACAACAAGCACCACTACAAAATATGTCTATTTTTGCCCACTTTGCCTGCTACAGTTTGACATCGCTTGCTCTGCTGCAGGCAATTAGAAAAGGTTCGGTCAAGCAATCGATCATGGTTCCATTACTCAGCCTTGCAAGCTGTTGTTATGTTTTTAACTTGTGCCTAAAAAATTTAATCACCTTTGGAATCTCTTTTTCTTTTGTTTCAATTTTTATCGTTGGCTGGGTTCTTTCATGCTTTTTTGGAAAAAAAAGCTCTGAGTAA
- a CDS encoding biotin transporter BioY, with protein sequence MNKLAQTVTISTMKTICFCFILSWFYALCSQIIIPMPFNLVPLSVQPLPLFVATLLLGWPAVYAFGLYLLQGALGAPFFAFGLGGLGRLCGPTGGYLIGFLLAAIFLAWAKNYNKKSTLALVNKLVAANIIVFTCGLVQLSLFVPAHNLLTLGFFPFLIGDFGIKLAVVVALVKRLNIAHLTFLR encoded by the coding sequence ATGAATAAATTAGCACAAACAGTAACAATATCGACGATGAAAACCATCTGCTTTTGCTTTATTTTGTCATGGTTTTATGCTCTTTGCTCGCAAATTATTATACCCATGCCATTTAACTTAGTACCGCTAAGCGTGCAGCCATTGCCACTTTTCGTAGCAACACTCCTGCTGGGCTGGCCAGCGGTTTATGCTTTTGGTCTTTATTTGTTGCAGGGGGCTTTGGGTGCACCATTTTTTGCTTTTGGTTTGGGTGGGCTTGGCCGGCTATGTGGCCCAACGGGCGGCTATTTGATTGGTTTTTTACTTGCAGCAATCTTTTTGGCATGGGCAAAAAATTACAATAAGAAATCAACGCTGGCTCTGGTTAACAAACTTGTTGCTGCAAATATTATTGTTTTTACTTGCGGCTTGGTGCAACTCAGCCTGTTTGTACCAGCGCACAACCTGCTTACGCTCGGCTTTTTTCCTTTTTTGATTGGCGATTTTGGTATTAAACTTGCTGTTGTTGTTGCACTGGTAAAAAGGTTAAACATTGCGCACTTAACCTTTTTGCGCTAA